From the genome of Dickeya aquatica, one region includes:
- the btsR gene encoding two-component system response regulator BtsR, whose amino-acid sequence MLSVLIVDDEPLARDNLRCLLEQDDELALAGECANALEAISAIHRLHPDVVFLDIQMPRISGLEMIGMIDPDNMPYIVFITAYDEYAIKAFEEQAFDYLLKPIDPQRLAKTLRNLHRERPAQALDRLPSKQAGLDYIPCTGHSRIYLMKSSEVQYASSRQSGVYVTGPQGEECFTELTLKTLESRTTLVRCHRQYLVNMDCLREIRLEESGHAEILLKSGQTLPVSRRYLKTLKQLLGLKG is encoded by the coding sequence ATGTTGAGTGTGTTGATTGTCGATGATGAACCGCTGGCGCGCGATAATCTGCGTTGCCTGCTGGAGCAGGATGACGAGCTGGCGCTGGCCGGCGAGTGCGCCAATGCGCTGGAAGCCATTAGTGCGATTCACCGCCTGCACCCCGATGTGGTGTTTTTGGATATTCAGATGCCGCGCATCAGCGGGCTGGAAATGATAGGCATGATTGACCCGGATAACATGCCCTATATCGTGTTTATCACTGCCTATGATGAGTATGCCATCAAGGCGTTTGAAGAGCAGGCGTTTGACTATTTACTCAAGCCCATCGACCCGCAGCGACTGGCGAAAACCCTGCGTAATTTACACCGTGAGCGGCCCGCGCAAGCGCTGGATCGCTTGCCGTCAAAGCAGGCCGGGCTGGACTATATCCCTTGCACCGGCCACAGCCGCATTTACCTGATGAAAAGCAGTGAAGTGCAATACGCCAGTTCGCGCCAGAGTGGCGTCTATGTCACCGGGCCGCAGGGTGAAGAGTGCTTTACCGAGCTGACGCTCAAAACGCTGGAGAGCCGAACCACGCTGGTGCGCTGTCACCGTCAATATCTGGTGAATATGGATTGCCTGCGTGAGATTCGGCTTGAAGAAAGCGGTCATGCCGAGATTTTACTGAAAAGCGGTCAGACGCTGCCGGTCAGCCGCCGTTATCTGAAAACCCTCAAGCAGCTGCTTGGCCTGAAAGGCTGA
- a CDS encoding fimbrial protein — protein sequence MQTAHICVLISQRFALLLLFVFLYPLNSQAFSCRTANQSGITGGSKNIYVNLQPSIGVGQNLVVDLSKEIFCKNDVKEINQEDVINLKSGSLFGGSLKSFAGSVYFNGATYPFPLSGDTSALIYSNHDNVYKPWPVRLYLTPMGGAGGVVINNGSLIATLSMYKFNKFYGDAAHFTWNIYANHSVVVPVGGCDVSSRNITVTLPDYPGTAAVPLSVHCAQSQQLAYYLTGTTADASGSVFANTAASPAAGIGVQLSGASGVITANQNISLGQVGPSPVNLGLKASYARIAGHVSAGNVQSVIGVTFVYL from the coding sequence ATGCAAACAGCCCATATCTGCGTTTTAATCAGTCAACGGTTCGCACTACTGTTATTGTTTGTTTTTTTATATCCACTCAACAGCCAGGCATTTTCATGCCGAACCGCTAATCAGTCTGGTATTACGGGCGGGAGCAAGAATATTTATGTCAATTTACAACCTTCAATCGGAGTTGGGCAAAATTTGGTGGTGGATTTATCTAAGGAGATATTTTGTAAAAATGATGTGAAGGAGATTAATCAGGAGGATGTAATTAATCTTAAGTCGGGATCGCTATTTGGTGGTAGCTTAAAATCTTTTGCGGGGTCAGTGTACTTTAATGGTGCGACTTACCCTTTTCCATTGTCAGGTGATACTTCGGCTCTTATTTACTCTAATCATGACAATGTCTATAAACCCTGGCCGGTCAGACTCTATTTAACGCCTATGGGTGGTGCAGGTGGCGTGGTTATAAATAACGGCTCGCTGATTGCTACGCTGAGTATGTATAAGTTCAATAAATTTTATGGTGACGCAGCACATTTCACCTGGAATATTTATGCCAATCATTCCGTGGTGGTGCCTGTCGGTGGATGCGATGTCTCCAGCCGTAATATTACCGTGACCTTGCCTGATTACCCCGGCACGGCAGCCGTGCCACTGAGCGTGCACTGTGCGCAGAGCCAGCAACTGGCGTATTACCTGACGGGCACGACTGCCGATGCATCCGGCTCGGTGTTTGCCAACACCGCCGCTTCACCGGCGGCAGGCATTGGCGTGCAGTTATCTGGTGCCAGCGGGGTGATTACCGCTAACCAAAATATCTCTCTCGGGCAGGTTGGTCCATCGCCGGTTAATCTTGGGCTGAAGGCGTCTTATGCCCGTATCGCAGGGCATGTTAGCGCCGGAAATGTGCAATCGGTTATTGGTGTTACCTTCGTTTATTTATGA
- a CDS encoding sensor histidine kinase, producing the protein MYEFKLVLLLLQQMCVYLVIAYLLSKTPLFIPLMQVTVRLPHKLLCYAMFSMFCIMGTYFGLHVQDSIANTRAIGAVLGGLLGGPGVGVLVGMTGGLHRYSLGGMTAFSCMVSTIVEGLLGGMAHRLLMRRGRVDRLFNPFTVAGVTFIAELLQMSIILLLARPFEDALTLVNDIAVPMIVTNSVGAAMFMRILLDRRAMFEKYTSAFSARALKIAACTEGILHQGFNEENSMRVAQVIYQEMDIGAVAITDREKLLAFIGLGDDHHLPGTPIASRHTRRAIEHNEVVYADGNEIPYQCSLRTSCRLGSTLVIPLCGENQQVIGTIKLYEAKNRLFSSINRTFGEGIASLLAAQILAGQYERSKQLLTQSEIKLLHAQVNPHFLFNALNTLLAVIRRDSEQAGKLVQSLSTFFRKNLKRSAEVVTLADEIEHVNAYLQIEKARFQERLQVRFELPPELMTMRLPAFSLQPLVENAIKHGTAHLLGTGIITLSARQQGQRLLLGIEDNAGLYQPDANTNSTGLGMNLVDKRIRSRYGEEYGLSVTCEPDCYTHVLVTLPCEEAV; encoded by the coding sequence ATGTATGAATTCAAACTGGTTTTACTGTTGCTCCAGCAGATGTGCGTGTATCTGGTGATTGCCTATTTGCTCAGTAAAACGCCGCTATTTATTCCCCTGATGCAAGTCACGGTGCGCCTGCCGCACAAGTTGCTGTGCTATGCCATGTTTTCCATGTTCTGCATTATGGGCACCTATTTCGGGTTGCATGTGCAGGACTCAATTGCCAACACCCGGGCGATTGGCGCTGTGCTGGGTGGCTTGCTGGGTGGGCCGGGTGTCGGCGTACTGGTGGGCATGACCGGCGGGCTGCATCGCTATTCGCTCGGCGGTATGACGGCCTTTAGTTGTATGGTTTCGACCATCGTTGAAGGCTTGCTGGGCGGGATGGCACACCGCCTGCTGATGCGTCGTGGCCGGGTCGATCGCCTGTTTAACCCGTTTACCGTCGCGGGGGTGACGTTCATCGCCGAACTGTTGCAGATGAGCATCATTCTATTGCTGGCGCGCCCCTTTGAGGATGCCTTAACGCTGGTCAACGATATTGCCGTGCCGATGATAGTGACCAACAGCGTGGGTGCGGCGATGTTTATGCGTATCCTGCTGGACAGGCGCGCCATGTTTGAGAAATACACCTCGGCGTTTTCCGCCCGGGCGCTCAAGATAGCCGCCTGCACCGAAGGCATTTTGCATCAGGGATTTAACGAAGAAAACAGCATGCGGGTCGCGCAGGTTATCTATCAGGAGATGGATATCGGTGCGGTGGCCATCACTGATCGGGAAAAGCTGCTGGCGTTTATCGGCCTGGGTGACGATCACCATCTGCCCGGCACGCCGATTGCCTCGCGCCATACCCGGCGTGCCATTGAGCACAACGAGGTGGTGTATGCCGATGGTAACGAAATTCCGTATCAGTGCTCGCTACGCACCAGTTGTCGGCTTGGCTCGACGCTGGTTATCCCGCTGTGCGGCGAGAATCAGCAGGTGATCGGCACGATTAAGCTCTACGAGGCGAAAAACCGGCTGTTTAGTTCGATTAACCGCACCTTTGGCGAAGGCATTGCCAGCCTGCTGGCGGCACAGATCCTCGCCGGGCAGTATGAGCGCAGTAAGCAGTTGCTGACGCAATCGGAAATCAAATTGCTGCATGCCCAGGTGAATCCCCACTTTTTGTTTAATGCGCTCAATACCTTGCTGGCGGTTATCCGCCGTGACAGCGAGCAGGCCGGAAAACTGGTGCAATCGCTGTCAACGTTTTTCCGTAAAAACCTCAAGCGCTCTGCCGAGGTTGTCACGCTGGCGGATGAAATTGAGCACGTTAATGCTTACCTGCAAATTGAAAAAGCGCGTTTTCAGGAGCGACTACAGGTACGCTTTGAACTGCCGCCTGAACTGATGACGATGCGTTTACCGGCCTTTTCGCTGCAACCGCTGGTTGAGAATGCCATCAAGCACGGTACGGCACATTTGCTTGGCACCGGCATTATCACGCTGAGTGCGCGTCAGCAAGGCCAGCGCCTGCTGCTGGGCATTGAGGATAACGCCGGGCTTTACCAGCCGGACGCGAACACCAATAGCACCGGACTGGGTATGAACCTGGTGGATAAGCGTATCCGCAGTCGTTACGGCGAAGAATATGGATTAAGCGTGACCTGCGAACCGGACTGTTACACCCATGTACTCGTCACCTTGCCTTGTGAGGAAGCTGTATAG
- the fimF gene encoding type 1 fimbrial adaptor subunit FimF — protein sequence MRQPDCIRCLLLALLLVGTRAGAAGSTITIKGYVKDNACTVSTTSKDFTVDLMSNSARQLNTPGGATPPVPFSIVLSPCGSAVKAVRIGFSGVADSDNPMLLGIDSHPQAASGVAIQILDHHRQPVRLNSAPAQLAWVALTPRPANTLAFYARLVATRIPVAAGLVSATATFTLEFQ from the coding sequence ATGAGACAACCTGACTGTATCCGATGCCTGCTTCTTGCCTTACTGCTGGTGGGCACCAGGGCAGGGGCGGCGGGCAGCACCATCACCATTAAAGGGTATGTGAAAGACAACGCCTGCACGGTATCAACAACGTCAAAAGACTTCACGGTAGACCTGATGAGCAACTCAGCCAGGCAGTTGAATACACCGGGTGGCGCGACGCCGCCGGTGCCATTTAGCATCGTGCTATCACCGTGTGGCAGTGCTGTGAAGGCCGTCAGAATCGGGTTTTCCGGTGTTGCCGACAGCGATAACCCCATGTTGCTGGGGATAGATAGTCATCCGCAGGCGGCATCGGGCGTGGCGATACAGATACTCGACCACCACAGGCAGCCGGTCAGGCTGAATTCCGCCCCGGCGCAGCTTGCGTGGGTAGCGCTCACACCGCGCCCGGCAAACACGCTGGCGTTTTATGCCCGGCTTGTCGCCACCCGCATACCGGTTGCTGCCGGGCTGGTGTCGGCGACGGCCACATTCACCCTTGAGTTTCAGTAA
- a CDS encoding EAL domain-containing protein — MSATENSAAVLNGCAVNYIYSACFATARGISVLLSEGGKEVRQLAPELPESDRYAAAPLTPSLPSFGQNDRVVIFLPEDLRYLFFSLQQLVVILNQKPAPGHIMILSRYSPAWLCATLAALLDNAACLDNVHVARPDITCHSLARLLCEDWATLPSILQQADIDTVFVGKPPVALTPREFSVLLGLFHGHTIRAQSAMQCLSEKTLYHQRRFGLRKLAGQIPLFAAQLPGAYRKAPLADATEAITAPQDREFIQAIYCRQVFPVFQAVIDRYMTIQGAEIFIHGGDGGHALSPGEYFPPLHSRLAWRYWIALMLYETVRAINRYEGRLYFSFKIPDGAIETRALMHLIEAARRQLHQADWAACLVLELSESVAMSGNTLVIPPLKRLLMMGARIMLENTFSQKSMSAAPRPMALSGYKLNIAVVNGFLSETHDRVLIKSLVYSCQLSGSLCIAEGVDTWEQFDALVLLGVEGFQGNIISRPVSQEAFASQVQCFSRR, encoded by the coding sequence ATGAGCGCAACCGAAAATTCTGCCGCCGTCCTGAATGGCTGTGCGGTGAATTATATTTATTCTGCCTGTTTTGCCACCGCCCGTGGTATTTCCGTATTACTGAGTGAAGGGGGGAAGGAAGTGAGGCAGCTCGCGCCTGAATTACCGGAAAGTGACAGATATGCGGCAGCACCGCTCACTCCGTCATTACCGTCTTTTGGCCAGAATGACCGGGTGGTTATTTTCTTGCCGGAAGATTTACGCTATTTATTTTTTAGCCTGCAACAACTGGTTGTTATATTGAACCAGAAACCCGCACCCGGCCACATCATGATATTGAGCCGCTATTCTCCCGCCTGGCTGTGCGCGACGCTGGCTGCACTGCTGGATAATGCGGCGTGTCTTGATAATGTGCATGTCGCCCGCCCGGATATTACATGCCACTCTCTTGCCCGCCTGTTGTGTGAGGACTGGGCGACGCTGCCCTCTATTTTGCAACAGGCTGATATTGATACCGTGTTTGTGGGTAAGCCGCCGGTGGCGCTGACACCGCGTGAGTTTTCCGTTCTGCTGGGCTTGTTTCACGGCCACACTATCCGCGCGCAGTCTGCCATGCAGTGCTTGAGTGAGAAAACCCTTTATCATCAACGACGTTTCGGGCTCAGGAAACTGGCCGGGCAGATCCCGCTGTTTGCCGCTCAACTGCCGGGAGCATACCGTAAAGCCCCGCTCGCCGATGCCACAGAGGCTATCACCGCGCCGCAGGACAGAGAATTTATTCAGGCAATCTATTGCCGTCAGGTTTTTCCGGTGTTTCAGGCGGTGATTGACCGATATATGACTATTCAGGGCGCGGAGATCTTCATACACGGGGGCGATGGTGGGCACGCGTTATCGCCCGGAGAGTATTTCCCGCCGTTACACTCCCGTCTTGCCTGGCGGTACTGGATTGCTTTGATGTTGTATGAAACGGTGCGTGCCATTAACCGCTATGAGGGGCGGCTCTATTTTTCGTTCAAAATTCCCGATGGCGCGATAGAAACCCGGGCGTTAATGCACCTGATTGAGGCCGCCCGCCGGCAATTACATCAGGCTGACTGGGCGGCGTGTCTGGTGCTGGAGCTCTCGGAGTCGGTGGCGATGAGCGGCAATACGTTGGTTATTCCCCCGCTGAAACGGCTGCTGATGATGGGGGCCCGTATCATGCTGGAAAACACGTTTTCTCAGAAGAGCATGAGTGCTGCGCCAAGGCCGATGGCACTCAGTGGCTATAAGCTCAATATTGCTGTGGTGAATGGTTTTTTGTCCGAAACGCACGACCGGGTGCTGATCAAAAGCCTTGTCTATTCCTGCCAGTTATCAGGCAGCCTCTGTATTGCTGAAGGCGTGGATACCTGGGAGCAGTTTGATGCACTGGTACTGCTCGGTGTCGAGGGGTTTCAGGGCAATATCATCTCACGGCCAGTTTCGCAAGAGGCGTTCGCCAGCCAGGTGCAGTGTTTCAGCAGGCGGTGA
- a CDS encoding fimbrial biogenesis usher protein, whose amino-acid sequence MSYLKYRTSHRDGLKSKPIRWGCAVPQTRIALLFTVALLSQAARAELYFNPRFLADDPSAVADLSRFERGLEAPPGTYLVDIYLNEGLVSSRDVTFHTDDVSGRLLPCLTRNQLGAMGVNTLSIAGIAPLSPQACVPVESLIKAASTRFDVGQQRLYISIPQVYMENRGRGYIPPELWDNGITAGLLNYSISGNQVKSRNGVSRNYAYMNVQSGLNLGAWRLRDNTAWHYHSGGQRGARQSRWQHINTYLERDIVPFRTRMTLGDSYTQGNIFDGINFRGAQMATDDNMLPDSRKGFAPVIHGIARGTAQVSIKQNGYEIYQTTVPPGPFTIDDLYAAGSSGDLQVSVKEANGRAQVFSVPYASVPVLQREWQRKYAVTAGQYRSGNRHQNTPSFLQGTLMQGLPRGWTVYGGTQLSGRYRALNLGVGKNMGQLGALSLDVTGARAQLPDDSIHHGQSLRFLYNKSLTEWGTHLQLAGYRYSTQGYFNLADTTYERMSGYRVVTQDGVMQVTPRFTDYWNLAYSRRGRLQLSVTQQLGRQSTLYFTGSQQTYWGTSRRDDQWQTGISGALKDITWTLSYSLTKSAWQKGRDQMLALSVTVPFSHWQRTDSTSAWRNASATYSTSNDIKGRSTHLAGIHGTLLDDNNLSYSVQSGYTRGDAKQRGGPGMQPSNYRGRAGYANLGYSRSDGYNQLYYGLSGGVLAHEDGVTLSQPLGDTAVLVKAPGAGNVKVENQTGVKTDWRGYAVLPYATDYRENRVALDTRTLADDVDIDETVVNVVPTHGAVVRADFQARVGSKALMTLRVNGKPVPFGAMVMSDSNAAGSIVADNGQVYLTGLLPVGKVKAKWGDGPGEQCVAAYRLPTGNPAPALRQLTAVCQ is encoded by the coding sequence ATGTCATACCTGAAATACCGCACGAGCCATCGTGACGGGCTGAAAAGTAAACCTATCCGATGGGGATGCGCTGTGCCGCAGACGCGGATAGCACTGCTGTTCACAGTGGCGTTATTGAGCCAGGCTGCCAGAGCCGAACTCTATTTTAACCCGCGTTTTCTGGCCGACGATCCCTCCGCGGTGGCTGATTTGTCCCGTTTTGAGCGGGGTCTGGAAGCCCCACCCGGAACCTATCTGGTGGATATTTATTTAAATGAGGGGTTGGTGAGCAGCCGGGACGTGACATTTCACACCGATGATGTGAGCGGGCGGCTGTTGCCCTGCCTGACGCGTAACCAACTCGGTGCGATGGGGGTGAATACGCTATCGATTGCGGGCATCGCACCGCTGTCGCCACAGGCTTGTGTTCCGGTGGAGTCGCTGATAAAGGCCGCCAGCACGCGGTTTGATGTCGGGCAGCAGCGTCTGTACATCAGTATCCCCCAGGTTTATATGGAAAACCGGGGGCGTGGATATATTCCGCCAGAGCTTTGGGATAACGGCATCACCGCCGGCCTTTTGAACTACAGCATCAGCGGAAATCAGGTGAAGAGTCGCAATGGTGTCAGCCGTAATTACGCCTATATGAATGTACAAAGTGGTCTGAACCTCGGGGCATGGCGTTTGCGCGATAACACCGCATGGCATTACCACAGTGGCGGGCAGCGCGGTGCTCGCCAGAGTCGCTGGCAGCACATTAACACTTATCTGGAGCGAGATATTGTGCCATTTCGTACGCGTATGACGTTGGGTGACAGCTATACCCAGGGGAACATTTTCGATGGGATTAACTTTCGCGGCGCGCAAATGGCCACTGATGACAACATGCTGCCAGACAGTCGCAAAGGGTTTGCACCCGTTATTCATGGTATTGCCCGTGGCACGGCGCAAGTCTCGATAAAGCAGAATGGCTACGAAATTTATCAGACTACCGTACCGCCCGGCCCTTTCACCATTGATGATCTGTATGCCGCAGGCAGCAGTGGCGATCTTCAGGTGAGTGTCAAAGAAGCGAATGGGCGTGCTCAGGTCTTCAGCGTGCCGTATGCGTCTGTCCCGGTTTTGCAGCGCGAATGGCAGCGCAAGTATGCCGTAACGGCGGGGCAATATCGCAGCGGCAATCGCCATCAGAATACGCCCTCTTTCCTTCAGGGGACGTTGATGCAAGGGCTGCCGCGGGGCTGGACGGTATACGGCGGGACACAACTCTCCGGGCGCTACCGGGCGCTGAATCTGGGGGTGGGGAAAAACATGGGGCAACTTGGGGCATTGTCACTGGATGTGACCGGTGCGCGCGCACAACTGCCGGATGACAGTATCCATCACGGGCAATCACTGCGTTTTCTCTACAACAAGTCGCTGACAGAGTGGGGCACGCATCTGCAACTGGCGGGCTATCGCTATTCCACTCAGGGTTACTTCAATCTGGCGGATACCACCTATGAGCGCATGAGCGGGTATCGGGTGGTGACGCAGGACGGTGTTATGCAGGTCACACCGCGATTTACCGATTACTGGAATCTGGCCTATAGCCGCCGGGGGCGTTTGCAATTGAGCGTGACGCAACAACTGGGGCGGCAATCCACGCTCTATTTTACCGGGAGCCAGCAGACCTACTGGGGGACGTCGCGCCGGGATGATCAATGGCAAACCGGCATTAGCGGTGCGCTCAAGGATATAACCTGGACACTGAGCTACAGCCTGACCAAAAGCGCCTGGCAGAAGGGGCGCGATCAGATGCTGGCGCTCAGTGTGACGGTACCCTTTAGCCACTGGCAGCGCACGGACAGTACCTCGGCGTGGCGTAACGCCAGTGCCACTTACAGCACGTCAAACGATATTAAGGGGCGAAGCACCCACCTGGCGGGCATCCACGGCACGCTGCTGGATGACAATAATCTCAGCTACAGCGTGCAGTCAGGCTATACCCGAGGTGATGCGAAACAGCGGGGGGGACCGGGTATGCAGCCCTCAAATTATCGCGGCAGGGCAGGGTATGCCAACCTGGGATACAGCCGCAGTGATGGCTATAACCAACTCTACTATGGCTTAAGCGGCGGTGTGTTGGCGCATGAAGATGGGGTGACGCTGAGCCAACCGCTGGGAGACACCGCGGTACTGGTCAAAGCGCCGGGCGCAGGCAACGTCAAGGTTGAGAATCAGACCGGGGTGAAAACCGACTGGCGCGGGTATGCCGTGTTGCCCTATGCCACCGATTACCGGGAAAACCGGGTGGCGCTTGATACCCGCACGCTGGCCGATGATGTCGATATCGATGAAACCGTGGTGAACGTTGTCCCGACACATGGCGCGGTGGTTCGTGCCGATTTCCAGGCCAGGGTAGGGTCGAAAGCGCTGATGACGCTGCGCGTTAACGGCAAGCCCGTTCCCTTTGGTGCCATGGTGATGTCTGACAGTAACGCGGCGGGCAGCATAGTGGCGGATAACGGCCAGGTCTACCTGACGGGGCTGCTGCCCGTTGGCAAAGTGAAAGCAAAATGGGGTGATGGGCCCGGTGAGCAGTGTGTCGCCGCCTATCGCCTGCCGACCGGCAACCCGGCACCGGCCTTACGCCAGCTCACGGCGGTATGCCAATGA
- a CDS encoding tyrosine-type DNA invertase → MKNRRYLTREEVHSLLDAAQAGKHAARNYCMILMSFLHGYRISELLSLKISDVDMMSRQIYIRRKKNGFSSIHPLEPSEYSCLLTWLDIRKSYGPSQHSNRIFITERSGSLSRKQAWFIIKECGRKADIPIPSYPHMLRHSCGYALANGGADTRLIQDYLGHRNIRHTVHYTKCNPARFAEFTHILL, encoded by the coding sequence ATGAAAAACAGGCGATATCTTACCCGGGAAGAAGTGCATTCGTTGTTGGATGCAGCGCAAGCTGGAAAGCACGCTGCCAGAAATTACTGCATGATTCTCATGTCCTTTCTACATGGTTATCGGATAAGTGAGTTACTTTCACTGAAAATTTCCGATGTCGATATGATGTCCAGACAAATTTATATCAGGAGAAAAAAGAATGGCTTTTCCTCTATCCACCCGCTGGAGCCCAGTGAATACAGTTGTCTGTTAACCTGGCTGGATATAAGGAAAAGTTACGGGCCGTCCCAGCATAGCAACAGGATTTTCATCACTGAACGCAGTGGCAGCCTGTCGCGCAAACAGGCCTGGTTCATCATCAAAGAGTGTGGCCGCAAAGCGGATATCCCGATCCCTTCCTACCCCCATATGCTTCGTCATTCTTGTGGTTATGCTCTCGCCAATGGCGGGGCTGACACCCGCTTAATTCAGGATTATCTTGGCCATAGAAATATCCGCCACACCGTACATTACACCAAATGCAACCCGGCAAGATTTGCTGAATTTACCCATATTTTACTCTGA
- the fimG gene encoding type 1 fimbrial minor subunit FimG: MSIKQGWQAVLLLLVVMSVARAADVTITVNGRVVAKPCTVSTPQAAVDLGELYTFNLIHAGASSPWHEITLSLDNCPVGTSRVTATFSGVADRSGNYRNDGDAQNISLQLQDTDGRVLNNGAQKAVTVDNQTQSAHFPLRVRAFTVNGNVTQGRIQAVINITYTYA; this comes from the coding sequence ATGTCGATAAAACAAGGCTGGCAGGCGGTATTACTGCTGCTTGTCGTGATGAGTGTCGCCAGGGCTGCCGATGTGACCATCACGGTGAACGGGCGGGTGGTGGCGAAACCCTGTACGGTATCAACGCCGCAGGCGGCGGTGGATTTGGGCGAATTGTATACCTTCAATCTGATCCATGCTGGCGCATCCTCGCCCTGGCACGAGATCACTTTATCGCTCGATAACTGCCCGGTTGGCACCTCCCGCGTGACTGCGACCTTCAGTGGTGTGGCAGACCGCTCGGGAAATTACCGAAATGACGGTGATGCACAGAATATTTCACTTCAGTTGCAGGATACCGATGGGCGTGTGTTGAACAACGGGGCGCAAAAAGCGGTGACGGTGGACAACCAGACGCAATCAGCCCATTTTCCCCTGCGAGTGAGGGCCTTCACCGTAAATGGGAACGTGACGCAAGGCCGTATTCAGGCAGTGATTAACATTACCTACACCTATGCCTGA